The Choristoneura fumiferana chromosome Z, NRCan_CFum_1, whole genome shotgun sequence DNA window TGATTTCTGATAATCATTGCATTATTAAGATTCTGTCTCAGTGGTGTTCATTGAAATTCGCTGCCTCACGGGATTTGTCGAGTGATCAGGGACAAGGATTTATATAGTTAAAGGTATATATTTATTGATAATACTTGACAATACTTTATAGTTACTTAAAAGTTTTATAAGCCTTCTACGAAAAACAAGTAGCTGCACATTTTCAAGTAGGATACAGAAAAGAATGCTACCCCATAGCAATTGCTTTCCTCAAAAACTAGGGCTAACGAAATATAGGTATCATAATACTTTCTCTTAAATTTCAGACATCTGAGCTAGAGTCGCTGCTTTGCAAGCAGGAGGGTGCCTCGCTAGCGCCCGGCCACATGGACCTTTTCGATGGCGGCACTTCCTCTCGCGACGATGCGTTCCTGCGCCCTGCTCTCTGGGAGGACATCGCTTCCTCCATCAGGAACATCGATCCTGAAAATGCAAACATGCTCGCTCCCCTCGGAGCGACCCACGTCAAACTCGAGGCGGACGATCCGCTGCTGGAGGAGTGCGCTACGCCGCTTCTCAGTCCTCTCGAGATCAAGACGGAAAGGATGTGCGTGGCGCCCACGTACGCGCacccgcagccgccgccgcagccgcagccgcCGCAGCACCCCTCCAGCTCCTTCGCCAAGTACCCGCAGTCGCGGCTGGTCTACATGTCCCCGCTGACTCCCCCCGGCTCCGACCAGGGCAGTCCGGGAAACTCTATACAGGTAACCCAGTTTACGAAGTAACGCGCTTAGCGAATGTTTGCCGTGCAGCAGTTGATGGTACCATCCTTTGCTTAGCGATTGTTTTTTGACCTCCTGCTGTGCAATTCATTATGCTTGTAAAGTACAGGGTGTCTGACTTGTCGCATTTTTTTATCATCACTATCACATCTATAGGCAAATTACGTGgtaattattgaaatatttgtATCTATCAGTAAATTTAGCAATGTAATCTTACAAGTAGGTAGAGATACCTCCACTTTAAAAGAGCGAGCGAGATGGACTCgtacaccgagggttccgtacaaatttaaagATCTATGAATATCCTGTGTTAACAGAGCCCTTCTCCTAAGTGAAATGTGTACGCGGTgtggtcattttagatggttactgacatagAAAGACAGTCATAATAAACTtagattttcaaacttttcttattatttgtacaaactataagagctacctccataccaaatttcaagtgtaacACCTTTCTAATTATTGTATCTTTTCATTGTGTTGACCTAgaaacttaattattttcacTGCTCCAAAGGGTAACAGACTtaagtactcgtatgtatttGATATAACATTCAACTTGAAACCTCCACGCATTCATAGACggccggacggacagacaacctAGTATTCCTATAAGGACAGAATCCTTATTTTCCATTTCTTATTGGCCAACTGAAGTACAGAAATCTCGAAGAACTTGAACacttgagcaaagtaatttacGTTACGTACGTGATATAATTATGTCAAAAGCAGAAGCAAGATATGGTTGGATTGTTGCAGGGCGGGCCGCGCcggacgccgccgccgccctacCACCCGCCGCCGCTGCTCCGCGCGCCGCACGCACCGCCCCACCCCAATATGCACCAGCACCATCACCAACaggtaacttaaaaatacataaacaatagtacattgtgcattaaggtgCGTAAGAAGGGGATAACTAACGAGAGCCTAGTTAGAAGCCTGACGCCGAAGGCGGGgggcttttaatgactcaagtttgtaatccccttataGCGTGAGcgatacgatacgaaattcgaatttttcAAGTCGTCTAGCATAGATGatgctaagaactgtgtttagtttagaattcgaatggtcatTCGGCCAGATTCTTCCGACGCGCTAAAAGAATATTTACttcaattattgcaaaacaatttgatataaatttaaaatggaaatataacgaagtttcatgaagcgtagataagtttgttttgtaaaattagGTCGTAAGTTTTAAAGATATACATAAAACgctggctgacttgaaacctctttagtctgaaatgacgtacctactaacttgtttgcaaattttaaaactaaactttccTCCCTCGCCTTGGGaggaaaaactatacgtaaatccattaCTCCCGCGCGTAAACAATTAAGGCCactgtcctttagtatacaggtatagaataacatcattgacgagcaggtgggatgaaaaaataaatgaaaattgtaCTTAGGAGCTGTGAAACTAAACTAATAGGCTActagtgtttaaaaaaatctcatgtCCGTCAgctagattattagaaaatattggacacgatCTTTTCTGTCTTCGAAGTTTAGAGTTAATAACCCATAACTAAACAGTTACGCGtaatagtgctagcggtaccaaaaaaagctgcacatggtgttaaaagcatgaaaatcggaacgattgatctttaggccattcgaatcaatttgacccgtacaaaaaacaaaacaggagaggagttatgaccTCATCTTTTTTTTGCatgggattttttttttgttcgtaaacctatcgtgtgtggtatctaatgaaagggct harbors:
- the LOC141434278 gene encoding uncharacterized protein isoform X1, whose translation is MEACCALRAAEDLVGDQIVPGGSRWGAPNASGLLDSWFQMQMQTSELESLLCKQEGASLAPGHMDLFDGGTSSRDDAFLRPALWEDIASSIRNIDPENANMLAPLGATHVKLEADDPLLEECATPLLSPLEIKTERMCVAPTYAHPQPPPQPQPPQHPSSSFAKYPQSRLVYMSPLTPPGSDQGSPGNSIQGGPRRTPPPPYHPPPLLRAPHAPPHPNMHQHHHQQFPPQPMSQPPLPPPAQQPHAHSPMPHSRLGPHSVKYNRRNNPELEKRRVHHCDFMGCTKVYTKSSHLKAHQRIHTGEKPYTCQWPECEWRFARSDELTRHYRKHTGAKPFKCAVCERSFARSDHLALHMKRHLPKTSK
- the LOC141434278 gene encoding uncharacterized protein isoform X2; amino-acid sequence: MEACCALRAAEDLVGDQIVPGGSRWGAPNASGLLDSWFQMQMQTSELESLLCKQEGASLAPGHMDLFDGGTSSRDDAFLRPALWEDIASSIRNIDPENANMLAPLGATHVKLEADDPLLEECATPLLSPLEIKTERMCVAPTYAHPQPPPQPQPPQHPSSSFAKYPQSRLVYMSPLTPPGSDQGSPGNSIQGGPRRTPPPPYHPPPLLRAPHAPPHPNMHQHHHQQPMSQPPLPPPAQQPHAHSPMPHSRLGPHSVKYNRRNNPELEKRRVHHCDFMGCTKVYTKSSHLKAHQRIHTGEKPYTCQWPECEWRFARSDELTRHYRKHTGAKPFKCAVCERSFARSDHLALHMKRHLPKTSK